Sequence from the Chanodichthys erythropterus isolate Z2021 chromosome 12, ASM2448905v1, whole genome shotgun sequence genome:
tgagtgattgtgtcattagcctacattgactgatgtctgaaaataataaatgaataaatcaattattttatatgacaaataaagcattatagctcatttatattttttttattcactttaatttaaattttaaaacaaaaataaattgtatgctaatttatttttattattaggctattattattattgtgcatATCGCGGGCCGCATTTACATTTGTGCCGGGccgcaggttgagaaccactgctccacacCCATTCAAACGCTAACTGCGCGTGAAGTGTCGCGTCGCGCGACTCGCGCCCAATTACATCAAAAGTATATgctcactggatgtcatggcaactgaatcacggaggaaaactttaaatatctcgccttcgctttaatttcggaccatctccaaaaagacataaaacactaaacaaaccggagtccggactttgagaagtgctggtatatataatatatttagattataatgctgtgtgaactttttcatGCAAACATTTTGTTGATGTTGTGTCTTTTTTATGTTGTGATCAGATCTGTGCCATCCACTTCATCCCACTATCATATCCATATCAGGCAAGACAAAACTGAAGCAGTCCTGCAGATACACACACTGGAGACTGGAGACCTGCAGAGAGTCAAAGACCAGCACAAAACCTTCATGAAGAACAAGTATGAGAGATTATTTGAGGGAACCAAACTCCAAGAGAatgaaaccctcctgaacagGATCTACACCCAGCTCTACATcatagagggagagagagaaggagtaAATGAAGAACATGAGGTCTTACAGATGGAGAAAACAGCCAGAACACAACACTCACAAGACACTCCAATCAACTGCAATGACATCTTCAAAGCTTCACCTGAACCAGGATGTGAGGAGAAAGACCAAATCAAGACTGTTCTTACTAAAGGCATCGCTGTAATCGGAAAAACCGTCTCTGTGCAGAAGTTCATTCTGGACTGGGCCGAGGGAAAAGCCAATCTGGATGTAGATTTCATGTTTGTGCTTCCATTTCGAGAGCTGAACTTGATCCGAGATCATCAGTACAGTCTTCACAGACTTCTGCTGGACTTTCATCCTGAACTTCAAGATCTGGACTCAAAGAGTTATGAGGAGTGTAAAGTTGTGttcatctttgatggtctggatgAAAGCAGAATCACACtgttttcagatcctcagaaaGTTTCTGATGTGACTGAGACTTCATCAGTGGGTGTGTTGATGTCAAACCTCATGAAAGGAGAGCTGcttccctctgctctcatctggatcacatccagaccagcagcagccaatcagatcccCTCCAAATACGTCAACCGTCTGACAGAGATTCAGGGATTCAATGAACCTCAGAAAGAGGAATATTTCAGGAAGAGAATCAATAATGAACAGCAAGCCAGCAGAATCATCTCACACATCAGAAGAGCAAGAAGCCTCCACATCATGTGCCACATACCCGTCTTCTGCTGGATCTCATCCACTGTAATTCAGAAGCTCCTGAAAGAAGATATGAGTGCAGAAATCCCtcaaactctgactgaaatgtaCATCCACTTCCTGCTGATTCAGATCAACATGAAGAATCAGAAGTATGAAGAAAGAGATCCAGAAAAACTCCTGAAGTCCAACCGAGAAGTGATTGTGAAACTTGCTGAAGTGGCTTTCAAACAGCTGATGAAGGGCAATGTGATGTTCTATGAGGAGGACCTGAGAGAGAGCAGCATAGATGTCACTGACGCCTCAGTGTTTTCTGGGATTTGCACTGAGATCTTTAAGGTGGAATCTGTGATTCATCAGAGGAAAATATACAGTTTCATTCATTTGAGCATTCAAGAGTTTTTCGCTGCTTTCTATGCATTTTATcattatgtaatcaaaaatgTTGACACATTGCAGTTTTGTGATGTGATACATAATCTGCATAGGGATGCTGTAGATAAAGCTCTTAAGAGTGAAAATGGACACCTGGATCTGTTTCTGCGGTTCCTGCTTGGCATCTCACTGGAGTCCAATCAGAGACTCTTACAGGATCtactgacacacacagagaacagCTCAGAGAGCATCAGGAGAACCACACAGTACATTAAAGAGAAGATCAAAGATGAACATCCACTGAAAGTCTCCACTGAAAGATCCATCAATCTGTTCCTCTGTCTGCTGGAAGTCAAAGATCAGACTCTGTCCACAGAGATTCAGGCATTTGTGAAATCAGACAAACTCTCAGAGAAGAAACTCTCTCCTGCTCACTGCTCAACAATCTCCTACATGCTTCAGATGTCAGAGGAGGTGCTGGATGAGCTGGACCTCAAGAAATACAACACATCAGATGAGGGTAGAAGAAGACTGATACCAGCTGTGATCAACTGCACAAAAGCCCTGTGAGTGTTAAATCATGTCTTAATGTGTTAAATTGTGACTTAGGCAtttaatttgaatgttgtttacaagaaaaaaaagggTATGCAATACAGGTTGTAATgtgttttaaacaattttaatgtgttttactcTCTTTCAGTCTTGCTGACTGTAATCTCACTGGTCAGTCATGTGAAATTGTGTCATTAGCTCTACAATCCTCACACACTGTCCTGAAAGAGCTGGATCTGAGTAACAATGATCTGcaggattcaggagtgaagctgTTCTCTGATGGTCTGAAGAGTCCAACATGTCAGCTGGAGATACTGAGGTATTTAAGAATATATAAGGCATAATGTACTGTTAGCCGATCATAGTGttgatgtgtgtctgtagatggtCTGACAGTGTGTGTTTCTCTGTAGGTTGTCTGGTTGTATGGTGACAGAGGAAGGCTGTGGTTATGTGTCTTCAGCTCTGagttcaaacccctcacacctcagagagctggatctgagctaCAATCACCCAGAACAAACAGGAGTCAAGCTGCTCAACCACAAACTAAATGATCCAAACTGCTCACTGCAGATTCTCAAGTATGTTTAGCAGTAATAACTCAAATATCTGTATGTGATTAAGGTCATTTAAGAGGGATCTTTTGTTAAGAAATTgcgaattaaatgttttttatttttatttttatggtatcattactttttttaacTGGCTTTATCCATAAATCtctcataagaaaaaaaattgaggGTGTAAAACTTGAGGACTAATACAAATTAACTtgtagaaaaaacaaattacTACAACCCATCTATTTTTAAAGTCCTACTGGGATTCAAGAGAGTTTAGTTTGTATAGTGGAGAGTCTGTGTATGTATTGAGacaatttattgttttttgagACTAAATGCTGTCTTTTGCCTGAATGATTGGCCAGTGTTGCGATAATAGTTTATGTTTAGCCTCCAAACGATTGCATTTGTAGGTTGATTTTTTGTAACagtttgtgaataggttttaagctAAAACTCTAAGCTCTTTTTAAGGCACGTGATGCACTCTTTGTATGTGCATTGACCAGTATTTATAAAactaaattttaataaaagcctaaattaaatttgtttgtCATAACGTGGATGTGTATTTTCAGAAGATGGAAATGAATCTGCTTGAATCATGCTTTTATGATGCCTTTATGTCCTTTTTTGGATCTTGAAATGTTTGGTTGcatggactgtcaatggaggaacagaaatctctcaggcTTGTGTCAGGTTCTGATGGgcttagaatgacatgagggagagtaaataatgacagaatgtaCATTTTTGTTGGAACTCGGATTAAAAGCCACAAAACTCACAATTTTATTTGCAATTATAACAATCTTCCCACATATCatataatttgtgtgtgtgtgtgtgtgtgtgtgtatagtttGGACCATGGAGGAGATATCAGGATCAGACCAGGATTGCAAAAATGTAAGtcctgtctttctctctttctctctatacacacacacacacacacacacacactggtatATCTATCATTATGAGAACATTCCATATGGATAATGATTTATACTAActgtatatttttttccaatcattgaaagaaaaatacatacatatatacatacataggtatgatttataagctttttTCCTCATAGGGGCCAAAAATGTCCCAACAAAAATTAGAGTTATTACTAGTTATTACagttattactttttaaagggaCATAATGTAGGGTTTaccaggtacacacacacacacacacacacacacacacacacacacacacacacacacacacctgtgcaTATTTAACAATGTCATTGTTGTTCTCCTCTCTCTTCTTGTGTTCAGATGCCTGTGATCTCACACTGGATCCAAACACAGCTCACACTCAACTCATCCTGTCTGAAGAGAACAGAAAAACAACATTTGTGAAGGAGCATCAGCcctatcctgatcatccagagaGATTTGAGAGTCAGGAGCAGGTTTTGTGTCGAGAGAGTCTGactggacgctgttactgggaggttAAATGGAGTGGATCCGGTCATGTAGCAGTGGCATATAAAGGTATCAGCAGGAAAAGTGGGATTGACTGTTGGTTTGGTCTCAATGAACAATCCTGGAGTATGTACTGTTCTGATATGAATTACACTGTCTGGTTCAATAATAACAGCACTGATGTATCTGGCCCTTCAGCCCGTTCTAGTAGAATAGGCATCTTTCTGGATGTGTCGGCTGgcactctgtccttctacagtgtctctgacacacacacactcacacacatatacacattcaACACTACATTCACTGAACCCCTCTATGCTGGATTTGGGGTTTATCCTGAATCTTCAGTGTCTCTGTGTCAGATTTAACATCCTCCTTTGATGAACCACAGAGACACACTTCCAcctcagagtaaaaaaaaacaaacaaacacaaaggtTATTGAGATTTCAAATCTTTTCATTGCAACTGTCTCACAATTTCGACAATTAATAGTCAcaagtgcaaaaaaataaagtttcagTTGTGAGCTATAGTCACATtgtaatgtataataaaattGTAATATAAATGTGCAGTGTGAGAAGTAGTTGCAGATCtgagatttaaagtcacattgtatgatataaagtcacaattaccagAAATACATTCCCAATTAtgagaaacaaagtcacagTTGCAAAAAAACAGAATCAATCAAATTCTGCAGTTCACAGGGATATTAATCATTGGCAATTAAATATAGAGCACTAGACTCTGGATTTGAAGTTGCAAGACTTTGTGTTTCACTCTATTGAAGACAGTGGTGTTCAGCGCATCAACAAGGTTCCCCTTCAATGAGCTATAGAGGGCAACTTTCACAGGTGCAAATAAGAGATGTGATTGGTCAGATGTTCTGTCATATTGCTAATGTAACTGATATAGAaattatattgttaaatatactGAATAGAATTAACACAAATTTATTTTGATGTCTGCTACCTGGTATAGCTGTCTATGTGTGTGTTTCCCTTTAATTGAATCATGATGTCTTATTTTCCATGTTGGCTCTTATTTTTCCCTTTTACACCATTATTATCATTTTAGCTCTCTACGGTCTTGtttcatctttatttttataaatccaTCTTAagaggttagttcacccaaaaatgaaatttctgtcattaattactcaccttcatgttgtgcCACACCCattagaccttagttcatcttcagaacacaaattaagaaatttttgatgaaatccgagaggtatatgactcttCCATAGACAGCAAGACAATcgacactttcaaggtccagaatgGTACTGAATACAGTCTGCTGAAAATGTCTATCTGTGTGCGCTTGGGAGAACTTTGGCAGTACTGTGATTTTCTCAGTTCAGATGCTTTTCTTGCTATGATTTAGCACTTCAGCGTGAAAAAGCTGCTCACGTTGAAAACAATTAGGAAAGTACGATGGCCGCTGgaaaaaacgctttggtggacacacagcttaatgttatgaagtgactagaatactttttgtgtgcaaaaacaaacaaaaattccaactttattcaacaatctcttctcttctgtgtcattgtTCTACGCTGTTTACAtgcagtgcttccaggttctatgtcagaatgccGGCTTATTATTGGCCATCTCCTGCGTCATCACACGCATGtgttgtgctgctcacgtgtgcagccaataatgagccagcGTTCAAACGTAATcctctctggaccttgaaagtggtcgTTAAATTGCtatctatggacgagtcatatacctctcggatttcatcaaaaaatatcttaatttgtgttctgaagatgaacgaaggtcttacggctgtGGAACtgtatgttttctattttataccATTTTCTTGTTTAAAGCAATCTTTTtcacttaatttgtgtttgtttttgcattgGGGACCCTTTTGCACCATGATTGCATGGGATAGACAGGACTGTTGCCCCATGTTTAAGTGACCAATGCCACTCAATATCTACACAACGCAGAAGTTGTAGTTTCTTCTAACTGGTTTTGTGAACTCCAGCTACATCCGTCAAACTTGTCATAATCCACCGGTTACACTAAATGAATGAATTACTGAACCCTTCACAAAATTTTGTGAAGGCTCACACAGTCATTATGAACTATCACAGAATAACGCTTCTTACATTCTCTGTTAGACATGAGAGATTATGTTGATCCATTTGAggtaatttcatttattaaatgCAAAGGTTTTAATCAAAAGGGGAAATAATGTTTATAGAAATTGTTAATGTCATTACTTCTTCAATAGTTGTTTTTTCTGTCGCTCCTTCCCAGGTGAAAAACCTGTATATTTCCAtagtgtacttaaagtgctctattttcgcacactaattttgtacttaatatactattCTTTTTTAGTaattcttaagataatcttaagaacatctaagtgtgcTCACtatgctattttgagacaccatgaattatgaactaaaatgtgcttttaatatactatctctgtatttaaaaatgtatttagttaccacttataGTGTacttgaacccatagtgtactacaagtgatagctaaatatattttttaaatacaataatagcatcatctaaaaataatttgatcattCTAGGATTTGAAATACATGGCGAGACTTGTGTCTTTAGCTACAATGACTTTCTAGATTATAAAGTTTCCTTCTGACAAATGTGCCAAAATCTGCAACACAATGTTCCCAATAGTGTGCACTCCAGCAAGTTCGGATGTTTAGCAAAAGTACAGCAAAATGGCATGCTCAAAACATATCAATCATCGTGGTTCAACCAATAGTAGGACATTGGGGCAGGCCAATGGGGCTCAAGATTTAGCTTCAGCAGTTACAGTGTTTTCAAGTCATGTCAGAaagaatgtatttaaaatgcacATTAACATCAGCACAACTCTGGATTTCCTTAAGAGTTCATTGCACAATGcatatttctaaatattaagCATTAAACATTTTAAGCCTAAAAGTTTAATATCACTATTAGTAAGGATAGTATGATCACTGTATAATTTGAATGCAAGATATATATTCTTGTACTgaagtatacttgcaatagttccactttagcataatcagatatacttaagtatatctttagttggacctTAACACAAAAATACTTGTTCCagtttagcagactttaagtataccaatTAAGTATACTAAAAGTACAATTGCGGGGTATTTATATTAAGTACatgcaaatgtaaatgcaaTTGTAGTACActtagcataaaataaatgtatttcaaatagattttagtatatttatttttcactagggaTATTCTACTAAACATATCTTATAATATGACTGAATCGGTAGATTGCAGTAGTGGAAGTAACAGGTGAAAATATCTCTTTACTGTAACATCTGCACAGTGTAACACTGGGTTACTGGTTTTGTTCAATAAATCTTTACACCTGGTGAATCACATTGACTGTGTCATGTTACATCTGTGAAGTTCAGATTGAGACAGAGATTCAGACACTAAACACTGAGATGATGCAGTGATTTAGTGTGTGTTTAAAGCATGTGTCTGTGGACAGAcgtcacactcacacactgtCTGCTCTCCTCCATTTCATGTGTCTTGATTTCTTAAGTCTGTTTTAAACTATTCATACAATGATTGATTCATTTCCAGCACCATCAGTACGACTGAAGAAGAGATGAAGATGAATGATGTTGATTTTCTGTATTCATAGAGATGATGTCACATTCTTaaagaaatactttttttctctttcagggCTTTGGAGAAACAGTccaaagtatatatataaatatatatttgttcaAATGTTTTGAAAGGTGACTATGTTCAGACAAGCCACCACCTGTCTAGTAAGGTGTCAGAACTTCAACTCAGAATGCCTTAGTAATAACATAGCAGCTGCCTAGACATGTCCAAGCTGTTTGGGTCTGATCATGTAACCACTATGAAATTCAGTTTAGAAGATGATGTTGATGATTGTCACCTACAGTGAGTCACATTTGTGTTTGTCTAAggataaaacataattttatattaacatGAATTCATCTCGGTCTTGCTTTCAAGTGCCAGTCCCTCTAAATATCAGCACTGCATCAACTTCCCTGTGGCTTTCTCCTGGTTTCATTTAGGTCCTGTATCTAGGCCCCAGACATTTCACCCCAGCATCCAAGAATGCTATGACTGTTACACATGGCTCTGTGGTTGGAGCAATTTTTTGCCTTATAATGTGGATGTATGGAAAACACTTGATCAAGGGACAGATGAACAACGTCCTTTTTTCTCATTATCTGGAATGGCCGTTTATGTTGCATCCCCTTCCTGCAGTGTCCTTCTGTGTTTAGATTCCACCCTAGAAACAAAAGTGAAAGAAGAAGACAGAGAAGTGATTCTGTTCTGAGGCTTTAAACATGTTAACACTGGATATTTAAACAGCTGCATATTCTTTGGTAAGTTCAAAACTTTTTCTTCGTGTAAACATAGTCATATAAAAATTGGGAATTCAAACAttgattattatattttgacagTTAACAGCTCTGAtcaaaattacaaacaaaacaaacaaacaaaaaaaaactaaacaactAAAGTGAAACTTGGATATTTACTCAgatctcagatttcattggatcataaaaataattaggaAAAACATAATGTGCAATTGTATATACAAATATTTCTAGATCCTGTGACATCAAGTTGAGTTTAACTTGAATTGCACTGAACTTTAGCTTGAGCTTTCTTAATGTTGAAAAATAGTTCTGAATGGTTCCAGATTACAGTTCATTGTAACCCCAAAGGCAACGTCTTCATGAATTTAGAGTGGAACACTAACTTTTTTATTATGCTACaaagaacatttttatattatactttttttcacaACTCAGTCTACCTAATTTTATTTGTAggattttacataaaaaggtaatACATACTCATAATtgaatattgaaaataaataaaaacataaaaaagctaATTTCCAATGAAATATCTGCACAAACATTTTGTGTCAGTTCCAGTTCCTCTTTGCAGATGGTGTGGTTTAGGCATGTGACAGTGTTTGTCTAAGTGGAAATACACAACTGAGGTCTAACCCACATAGAAGGGGACATTCTTGTGACTTTGCGCAAAGTTCCCTAAAAGTTCTGAAAATtctgaacctttacagaacattaggGACGTTtctaaaacgtcctcttttggaaatgaaagtgctgcagttcaagttTCCTTATAATACTTTAAGGGGACATTCAATTTTGGTCATTTTATGGTCAcatgttacaaagaggacattggGGGATCAGcgtatgaacctcaacaattGTGAcatcaaaaaactttttttttttttttttgtgatgctCAGAATTAAAAGTCTGAAAAGTTTGTCACCATTGTTAAGGTTTAAAtgcagaatcttgatgtctgtgttaGTCttatgctgcgtcccaattcacctacttatactacaccctaaaagtatgtactctttttgtgaacaaaaagtacttacttttgagtgtgtagcaaaagagtagacaagctttgggacatactatcacgtcatacaatcacgtctttgctctctgtcgcatcctgtcaccgtaaactggcctatCAATCTTCTTACAttctccacatttcatttagttaatttcctaccatattggagagaaatgcagcacttATAGGACTACAATAATGTGAAAGGAATACTATATTCAGAGATCAATGAATAAAGCCACTGCATGTTGAAATCATTATTAATACGCAACCAAATTCATctgatcagattttttttgtgttattattatttaattttttaactgcctattttggggcataattaaaaatgtgccGTTTCTGTGCAtatcccctttaaatgctcgtgctccctgcccccaagcttgcaactctataatacattgcatacattgcaacatgctaacaaaacatttagaaagacaatttacaaatatcactaaaaatatcatgatatcatggatcatgtcagttattattgctccatctgccatttttagctattgttcttgcttgctgaCCTGCATAACATctgttgattcggctgtgctgctccagatgttaatactggcttgtctaatgcttgatcatgagctggcatatgcaaaagttgggggtgcacatattaatgatcccgactgttcaacgctatctcacgaccaattcgtacttattttacgaggtggctaattcgtatgaattcatacgacctcactcgta
This genomic interval carries:
- the LOC137031777 gene encoding protein NLRC3-like isoform X3; translated protein: MHHCEEIEEDRKEKEEYDAGSSCVSMKSDQSMRNPIIFSDGDVTSDPRSVPSTSSHYHIHIRQDKTEAVLQIHTLETGDLQRVKDQHKTFMKNKYERLFEGTKLQENETLLNRIYTQLYIIEGEREGVNEEHEVLQMEKTARTQHSQDTPINCNDIFKASPEPGCEEKDQIKTVLTKGIAVIGKTVSVQKFILDWAEGKANLDVDFMFVLPFRELNLIRDHQYSLHRLLLDFHPELQDLDSKSYEECKVVFIFDGLDESRITLFSDPQKVSDVTETSSVGVLMSNLMKGELLPSALIWITSRPAAANQIPSKYVNRLTEIQGFNEPQKEEYFRKRINNEQQASRIISHIRRARSLHIMCHIPVFCWISSTVIQKLLKEDMSAEIPQTLTEMYIHFLLIQINMKNQKYEERDPEKLLKSNREVIVKLAEVAFKQLMKGNVMFYEEDLRESSIDVTDASVFSGICTEIFKVESVIHQRKIYSFIHLSIQEFFAAFYAFYHYVIKNVDTLQFCDVIHNLHRDAVDKALKSENGHLDLFLRFLLGISLESNQRLLQDLLTHTENSSESIRRTTQYIKEKIKDEHPLKVSTERSINLFLCLLEVKDQTLSTEIQAFVKSDKLSEKKLSPAHCSTISYMLQMSEEVLDELDLKKYNTSDEGRRRLIPAVINCTKALLADCNLTGQSCEIVSLALQSSHTVLKELDLSNNDLQDSGVKLFSDGLKSPTCQLEILRLSGCMVTEEGCGYVSSALSSNPSHLRELDLSYNHPEQTGVKLLNHKLNDPNCSLQILKCL
- the LOC137031777 gene encoding protein NLRC3-like isoform X1; this encodes MHHCEEIEEDRKEKEEYDAGSSCVSMKSDQSMRNPIIFSDGDVTSDPRSVPSTSSHYHIHIRQDKTEAVLQIHTLETGDLQRVKDQHKTFMKNKYERLFEGTKLQENETLLNRIYTQLYIIEGEREGVNEEHEVLQMEKTARTQHSQDTPINCNDIFKASPEPGCEEKDQIKTVLTKGIAVIGKTVSVQKFILDWAEGKANLDVDFMFVLPFRELNLIRDHQYSLHRLLLDFHPELQDLDSKSYEECKVVFIFDGLDESRITLFSDPQKVSDVTETSSVGVLMSNLMKGELLPSALIWITSRPAAANQIPSKYVNRLTEIQGFNEPQKEEYFRKRINNEQQASRIISHIRRARSLHIMCHIPVFCWISSTVIQKLLKEDMSAEIPQTLTEMYIHFLLIQINMKNQKYEERDPEKLLKSNREVIVKLAEVAFKQLMKGNVMFYEEDLRESSIDVTDASVFSGICTEIFKVESVIHQRKIYSFIHLSIQEFFAAFYAFYHYVIKNVDTLQFCDVIHNLHRDAVDKALKSENGHLDLFLRFLLGISLESNQRLLQDLLTHTENSSESIRRTTQYIKEKIKDEHPLKVSTERSINLFLCLLEVKDQTLSTEIQAFVKSDKLSEKKLSPAHCSTISYMLQMSEEVLDELDLKKYNTSDEGRRRLIPAVINCTKALLADCNLTGQSCEIVSLALQSSHTVLKELDLSNNDLQDSGVKLFSDGLKSPTCQLEILRLSGCMVTEEGCGYVSSALSSNPSHLRELDLSYNHPEQTGVKLLNHKLNDPNCSLQILNLDHGGDIRIRPGLQKYACDLTLDPNTAHTQLILSEENRKTTFVKEHQPYPDHPERFESQEQVLCRESLTGRCYWEVKWSGSGHVAVAYKGISRKSGIDCWFGLNEQSWSMYCSDMNYTVWFNNNSTDVSGPSARSSRIGIFLDVSAGTLSFYSVSDTHTLTHIYTFNTTFTEPLYAGFGVYPESSVSLCQI
- the LOC137031777 gene encoding protein NLRC3-like isoform X2, with protein sequence MKNKYERLFEGTKLQENETLLNRIYTQLYIIEGEREGVNEEHEVLQMEKTARTQHSQDTPINCNDIFKASPEPGCEEKDQIKTVLTKGIAVIGKTVSVQKFILDWAEGKANLDVDFMFVLPFRELNLIRDHQYSLHRLLLDFHPELQDLDSKSYEECKVVFIFDGLDESRITLFSDPQKVSDVTETSSVGVLMSNLMKGELLPSALIWITSRPAAANQIPSKYVNRLTEIQGFNEPQKEEYFRKRINNEQQASRIISHIRRARSLHIMCHIPVFCWISSTVIQKLLKEDMSAEIPQTLTEMYIHFLLIQINMKNQKYEERDPEKLLKSNREVIVKLAEVAFKQLMKGNVMFYEEDLRESSIDVTDASVFSGICTEIFKVESVIHQRKIYSFIHLSIQEFFAAFYAFYHYVIKNVDTLQFCDVIHNLHRDAVDKALKSENGHLDLFLRFLLGISLESNQRLLQDLLTHTENSSESIRRTTQYIKEKIKDEHPLKVSTERSINLFLCLLEVKDQTLSTEIQAFVKSDKLSEKKLSPAHCSTISYMLQMSEEVLDELDLKKYNTSDEGRRRLIPAVINCTKALLADCNLTGQSCEIVSLALQSSHTVLKELDLSNNDLQDSGVKLFSDGLKSPTCQLEILRLSGCMVTEEGCGYVSSALSSNPSHLRELDLSYNHPEQTGVKLLNHKLNDPNCSLQILNLDHGGDIRIRPGLQKYACDLTLDPNTAHTQLILSEENRKTTFVKEHQPYPDHPERFESQEQVLCRESLTGRCYWEVKWSGSGHVAVAYKGISRKSGIDCWFGLNEQSWSMYCSDMNYTVWFNNNSTDVSGPSARSSRIGIFLDVSAGTLSFYSVSDTHTLTHIYTFNTTFTEPLYAGFGVYPESSVSLCQI